From Acidobacteriota bacterium, a single genomic window includes:
- a CDS encoding VCBS repeat-containing protein, giving the protein MRNAKRALIVLALLVVSTFGIGSIATWRSARSVTAAMPTGTPPSMPANRPAREYVYAGSALLSTVEPFYEAPSDLAVWRPSSGTWYILNSVSQQTTSQQWGVSTDKEAPGDYDGDGKTDFCVFRGSTGTWYIIYSSNGASAYPAYGTNGDLPAIGDYDGDGKSDIAVWRPSNQTWYVLKSSNGASISQQFGTANDVPVPADFDGDGKADYAIWRKSSATFWVLQSSNGQNASYSIGANGDTPVVADYDGDGKADCATWRSSDTVWRIRYSSDGSIATPQWGVGSDVVVPARYVDSFDTDSKADIAVWRPSTGVWYIKRSSDGTMRAQTFGLSGDIPVPANWR; this is encoded by the coding sequence ATGCGAAACGCAAAGCGGGCATTGATCGTACTTGCCTTGCTGGTCGTTTCGACATTCGGCATCGGCTCGATCGCGACATGGCGCAGTGCGCGATCCGTCACGGCGGCGATGCCGACCGGCACGCCCCCCTCGATGCCCGCAAACAGACCGGCCCGCGAATACGTTTATGCCGGGAGCGCGCTTCTTTCGACCGTTGAACCGTTTTACGAAGCGCCGTCCGACCTCGCTGTCTGGCGACCGTCCAGCGGCACCTGGTATATCCTCAATTCCGTCTCGCAACAGACAACGTCCCAACAGTGGGGAGTCTCTACCGACAAGGAGGCGCCGGGCGATTACGACGGAGACGGCAAGACGGATTTTTGCGTCTTTCGCGGATCGACCGGCACCTGGTACATCATCTACAGCTCAAACGGAGCAAGCGCCTATCCCGCCTACGGAACCAACGGCGACCTTCCCGCAATCGGCGATTATGACGGTGACGGCAAATCGGATATCGCGGTCTGGCGTCCTTCGAATCAGACATGGTATGTCCTGAAATCCTCAAACGGCGCCTCGATCTCGCAGCAGTTTGGAACCGCAAACGACGTTCCGGTTCCGGCCGACTTTGACGGCGACGGAAAAGCCGATTACGCGATCTGGCGTAAATCGAGCGCGACTTTCTGGGTTCTGCAATCAAGCAACGGGCAAAACGCCTCCTATTCGATCGGCGCGAACGGCGACACGCCCGTCGTCGCGGATTACGACGGCGACGGGAAGGCTGATTGTGCAACTTGGCGTTCAAGCGATACGGTTTGGCGCATTCGGTACAGTTCGGACGGCAGCATCGCGACGCCGCAGTGGGGCGTCGGCAGCGATGTCGTCGTTCCCGCCCGTTACGTCGACTCGTTCGACACCGATTCAAAGGCGGACATCGCGGTCTGGAGGCCGTCAACCGGCGTCTGGTACATAAAACGCTCGTCGGACGGAACAATGCGCGCTCAGACCTTCGGGCTGAGCGGCGACATCCCCGTCCCGGCAAACTGGCGTTAG
- a CDS encoding RHS repeat protein — MRSQNISRLRNIARTGRKFIAKTKRIITLGITARQWMASIMICAMLSPMFTISTYGWNRVETGIPGIGPVNEELPVWAEAYRSASAGIEAWLTPYRAANRVQEAQAEIGSKPDDRFAEPLSAGPEVKPPDSAPLLRKVKRIQTKLKPKVQIAVGDLLELAAMPVDKKGEAVQGLTPQWKSSSPDILKIDASQAIAVKLGKSKLTVSAGSVTQSFDVSIVERPVSNGASSSPLFSQIPDNEQGYLFTPENNLGNPLGQVEPSAKTPAAAIRSRERAGIADYSFSLPVAGISGRGIDASIGATYNSRIWTKSYNSNGSHYIYDVEGSWLAPGFNLSFGYLDVNYPANQTVVPYSLTDPDGTRHQLNPVTVNGQTHYETADGSFIRVDGYTATFPGGTKVRYWTEGTSGSSSRHFPTSITDRHGNFISTVYKDTSGRLDYVRDTLSRYIRFHYDSSNKLVAVTVPGYGSGPNSQTSDPALDRQTIRFYYESLSLQYENRFDGTITVPYGGELQVLKYVYFPATNTGYKYDYSSSYGMIYRITSFRGMVASTNSLTTTGTITSDGQWAAWTKYNYPGTDTEPPSSTLSDMPKYNKRIDEWRGRTSDGNPPETYFNVVDETSTRTTTITTPDGAVSETIANRNTAAWNDGLITQTSLKDSSGNVFSKTAYTWEEGSTVWGRHNPRVKRTEVTNDAGLTKAIVLEYVDLNNVACAYNNVCQVKEHDYAAAGSNGTLLRNTVTTYETGASYINNGHLNLPKSVRVIAGGATVARTDYNYDTQSLFTYSNADVGEMYNISYNPATGSSQTYCEPGCSGTRQNCCFSIPGYNSTTGYRGNVTEVKQFADATNENDPLAKTDVMKYDNVGNLREAPVSCCQLKKWTYSSTNKYAWPVEVINGDASQLTTQATYDYNTGLTETTVDENNQTTDYQYESDTLRQKKTVYPNGGYVLTEYSDKLVSNPSDLVPGFVRTTTTLDANKSVQSYSYFDGRGFGFRSASETPDGWSISASEFDNSGRPVKSFNPFFASTPTGSPGGTAYTKILNYDTLGRATSVQLQDTTTVSTEFSTISTTPSGFNKTFVTVTDQAGKKRRQVADSLGRTVRVDEPDANGSLGAVASPNQPTYYEYDANDNLSKVTQSDGTVTQERLFKYDSLSRLTHERQVEANATLNDAGTKVTTGGLWTKVLTYNEDGLLTDAYDANGVHTAMQYDGLNRLKKVTYEGESGYETPDVDYYYDQARSGFHNIGALTKVTTAAVTGTQATPATETLYDYDLMGRLVKHQQKIGDQSYQLEYGYNLAGQLTSERYPSGRIVTNGFDAKGRMSSVADADRTYLSGVTFGAKTLPTQIALGNGTVQNFDFNERLQMKSQDLKRGTEVLQKYEYGFGELNPQSQLKNNGKLESVVSYIGSQKQWTQKFSYDSVGRLKEARETRGDNEALSYKQVFEFDRFGNLFRKATSNPTTGQDTPIVFTPIEPGDIDPAKNRFTSASGTAYNDNGQVVTDGKFRNLGYGYDANGRTVRASEANRPDAVSVYDALGNRVAEKVNDVWQFVIYDAFGKLVAEYGGTVPQDEGGVKYYLQDWQGSVRAGVNAAGYVKSRTDHQAFGEDIGSGIGLRTTAQGFGAPQANRQGYGLTEKDSTGLNHTWFRKNENRAGRWTSPDPYNGSASVGNPQSWNRYSYVESQPTIFVDPSGLRMAIPMYTCEPVLYIDWFVTVCTLTGWWIVNDDPGIGTSGGELGGGVDSAGPASNDPSSTGGCKSDWCNLDCLKREERECENSARKYFNENVSWNVVKDTLGLPGTLLTLDSLRGLSVKKILKFVVTKAFWGAAVLGAVYALYDTTQQAVAIENECRKHIPNKCGKECSEYLPKVGRA, encoded by the coding sequence ATGCGTTCACAAAATATAAGTCGTCTCCGCAATATCGCCCGGACGGGTCGCAAATTTATCGCAAAAACAAAGAGAATCATCACTCTCGGTATCACCGCGCGGCAATGGATGGCATCGATTATGATCTGCGCGATGCTTTCGCCGATGTTCACGATCTCAACCTACGGTTGGAATCGGGTTGAAACCGGTATTCCGGGAATCGGACCGGTCAACGAAGAACTGCCGGTCTGGGCCGAGGCCTATCGTTCGGCAAGCGCGGGGATTGAAGCGTGGTTAACGCCCTATCGTGCGGCAAATCGGGTTCAGGAAGCGCAAGCCGAAATCGGATCCAAACCGGATGATCGATTCGCCGAACCGCTATCGGCCGGACCGGAGGTCAAGCCGCCCGATTCGGCGCCGCTTTTGAGAAAGGTGAAGCGGATTCAAACGAAACTCAAGCCAAAGGTTCAGATCGCCGTCGGGGACTTGCTGGAATTGGCCGCGATGCCCGTTGACAAAAAGGGAGAGGCGGTTCAGGGATTGACGCCCCAGTGGAAATCGTCGAGTCCCGACATTCTCAAGATCGACGCCTCACAGGCGATTGCCGTCAAGCTGGGCAAATCAAAGCTTACGGTCTCCGCCGGAAGCGTCACGCAATCGTTTGACGTATCAATCGTCGAGCGGCCGGTTTCAAATGGCGCAAGTTCGTCACCGCTTTTCAGTCAGATTCCCGATAACGAACAGGGCTATCTGTTCACGCCTGAAAACAACCTCGGGAACCCGCTCGGGCAGGTGGAGCCGAGCGCCAAAACGCCGGCCGCGGCGATCCGCTCGCGCGAACGCGCAGGCATCGCCGATTATAGTTTTTCGCTGCCGGTCGCCGGAATATCGGGTCGCGGAATCGACGCCTCGATCGGCGCGACCTACAACAGCCGAATCTGGACGAAATCTTACAATTCGAACGGTAGCCATTACATTTACGATGTCGAGGGCAGTTGGCTCGCGCCGGGATTCAATCTCAGCTTCGGATATCTCGATGTCAATTATCCGGCGAATCAGACCGTAGTCCCGTACTCGCTGACCGATCCAGACGGGACCCGGCACCAGCTGAATCCGGTTACGGTAAACGGACAAACGCACTACGAGACCGCCGACGGCTCGTTTATCCGCGTGGACGGGTACACCGCGACTTTCCCCGGCGGCACCAAGGTCCGTTACTGGACCGAAGGAACTTCGGGGTCGAGTTCGCGCCACTTTCCGACATCGATCACCGACCGTCACGGCAACTTCATTTCGACGGTTTACAAGGACACGTCCGGACGCCTCGATTATGTTCGCGACACTCTCAGCCGATATATCCGTTTTCACTACGACTCCTCGAACAAACTCGTCGCGGTTACCGTTCCGGGCTACGGAAGCGGACCGAACTCGCAGACGAGCGATCCGGCGCTTGACCGTCAAACGATTCGCTTTTATTACGAATCGCTCAGTCTTCAGTACGAAAACCGATTTGACGGCACGATTACGGTTCCCTACGGCGGAGAGCTTCAGGTGTTGAAGTATGTCTATTTTCCGGCGACGAATACCGGTTACAAATACGATTACTCAAGCTCGTACGGAATGATCTACCGCATCACGAGCTTTCGTGGAATGGTCGCGAGCACGAACAGCCTGACAACGACCGGAACGATAACGAGCGACGGTCAATGGGCCGCGTGGACGAAATACAACTATCCCGGGACCGATACCGAACCGCCGTCGTCAACGCTGAGCGACATGCCGAAATACAACAAGCGGATCGACGAGTGGCGGGGACGGACCAGCGACGGCAACCCGCCCGAGACGTACTTCAACGTTGTTGACGAAACCTCGACCCGAACGACGACGATCACGACTCCGGACGGAGCGGTCTCCGAAACCATCGCGAACAGAAATACGGCGGCATGGAATGACGGCCTGATCACGCAAACTTCCCTCAAGGATTCCTCTGGAAATGTCTTTTCGAAAACGGCTTACACCTGGGAAGAAGGTTCGACAGTTTGGGGGCGCCACAATCCGCGGGTCAAGCGAACCGAGGTAACCAACGACGCCGGGCTGACAAAGGCGATCGTCCTCGAATACGTCGATCTCAACAATGTCGCCTGCGCTTACAACAACGTCTGCCAGGTAAAGGAACACGACTACGCTGCGGCCGGCAGCAACGGTACGCTTCTTCGAAACACTGTTACGACGTACGAGACCGGCGCGTCCTACATCAACAACGGTCACCTTAATCTCCCGAAATCCGTTCGCGTCATCGCCGGCGGCGCGACCGTTGCGCGAACCGACTATAACTACGACACGCAGTCGCTTTTCACCTATTCGAACGCCGATGTCGGCGAAATGTACAACATCTCCTACAACCCGGCAACCGGATCGAGCCAGACGTATTGCGAACCGGGATGTTCCGGAACGCGTCAGAATTGCTGTTTCTCGATTCCGGGCTACAATTCGACGACCGGATATCGCGGCAACGTGACCGAGGTCAAGCAATTCGCGGACGCGACGAACGAGAACGATCCATTGGCGAAAACCGACGTCATGAAATACGACAATGTCGGCAACCTTAGAGAAGCGCCGGTAAGTTGCTGTCAGCTCAAGAAATGGACTTATTCGAGCACGAACAAATACGCCTGGCCGGTCGAGGTCATCAACGGCGACGCCTCGCAGCTTACGACGCAGGCGACCTACGACTACAATACCGGCCTGACCGAAACGACCGTCGATGAGAACAACCAGACCACCGATTACCAGTATGAGTCCGACACGCTCCGGCAGAAAAAGACCGTCTATCCGAACGGCGGCTACGTTCTCACCGAGTACAGCGACAAACTCGTCTCGAATCCGAGCGATCTCGTTCCCGGATTCGTGCGCACGACGACGACGCTCGACGCGAACAAGTCCGTCCAGAGCTACAGCTATTTCGACGGCCGCGGGTTCGGTTTCCGAAGCGCTTCGGAAACTCCGGACGGCTGGAGCATTTCGGCAAGTGAATTCGACAATTCAGGACGACCGGTCAAGAGCTTCAATCCGTTTTTCGCTTCGACGCCAACCGGTTCTCCCGGCGGCACCGCGTACACGAAGATCCTGAACTACGATACGCTCGGCAGAGCAACCAGCGTCCAGCTTCAGGACACGACAACGGTTTCGACCGAATTCAGCACGATATCAACCACGCCTTCCGGCTTCAACAAGACGTTTGTGACGGTCACCGATCAGGCGGGGAAGAAACGTAGGCAAGTGGCGGACTCGCTCGGCCGGACCGTTCGCGTCGATGAACCTGACGCAAACGGCAGTCTCGGTGCGGTCGCGTCGCCCAACCAGCCGACCTATTATGAATACGACGCGAATGACAATCTTTCGAAGGTTACCCAGTCGGACGGAACCGTCACGCAGGAACGCCTGTTCAAATACGATTCGCTCTCGCGCCTGACGCACGAGCGGCAGGTCGAGGCGAATGCGACGCTCAACGACGCCGGGACGAAGGTCACCACGGGCGGTCTGTGGACGAAAGTCCTCACTTACAACGAAGACGGTCTTCTGACCGACGCGTACGACGCCAACGGAGTCCATACCGCGATGCAGTACGACGGTCTGAACAGGCTGAAGAAAGTGACTTACGAGGGAGAATCGGGCTACGAAACGCCCGACGTCGATTACTACTACGATCAGGCGCGATCCGGATTCCACAATATCGGCGCGCTGACGAAGGTTACCACGGCCGCCGTCACGGGAACGCAGGCGACGCCCGCGACCGAAACGCTCTACGATTACGATCTGATGGGGCGGCTGGTGAAGCATCAGCAGAAGATCGGCGATCAGAGTTATCAGCTCGAATACGGTTACAATCTCGCGGGACAGCTCACGTCCGAGAGATATCCATCGGGCCGGATCGTGACCAACGGGTTCGACGCCAAGGGCCGGATGTCATCGGTCGCCGACGCCGATCGGACGTATTTGAGCGGCGTCACGTTCGGCGCCAAAACGCTGCCGACCCAGATCGCGCTCGGCAACGGGACGGTTCAGAACTTCGATTTCAACGAACGGCTTCAGATGAAGTCGCAGGATCTGAAACGCGGGACCGAGGTCCTGCAGAAATACGAATACGGATTCGGCGAACTCAATCCGCAGAGCCAGTTGAAAAACAACGGCAAACTCGAGAGCGTAGTCAGTTACATCGGCAGCCAAAAACAGTGGACGCAGAAGTTCAGTTACGATTCGGTCGGGCGTTTGAAGGAAGCGAGGGAAACGCGCGGCGACAACGAAGCGTTGTCCTACAAACAGGTCTTCGAATTCGACCGTTTCGGCAACCTTTTCAGAAAGGCGACGTCGAACCCGACGACCGGACAGGACACGCCGATCGTCTTCACGCCGATCGAACCCGGCGACATCGACCCGGCGAAAAACCGCTTCACAAGCGCGTCGGGGACGGCGTACAATGACAATGGACAGGTCGTTACCGACGGCAAGTTCCGCAATCTCGGCTACGGGTACGATGCCAACGGACGCACTGTCCGGGCGTCGGAAGCAAACAGGCCCGACGCGGTTTCGGTTTACGACGCGCTCGGGAACCGCGTGGCCGAGAAGGTCAATGATGTTTGGCAATTCGTGATCTATGACGCTTTCGGGAAGCTCGTCGCCGAGTACGGCGGGACCGTCCCGCAAGACGAGGGCGGGGTCAAGTATTACTTGCAGGACTGGCAGGGCTCGGTCCGCGCGGGTGTGAATGCCGCGGGATATGTTAAGTCGAGAACCGATCATCAGGCGTTCGGCGAGGACATCGGATCCGGCATCGGACTGAGAACGACGGCCCAGGGCTTCGGCGCACCGCAAGCGAACCGGCAAGGTTACGGCCTGACCGAAAAGGACTCGACGGGGCTCAACCACACGTGGTTCCGCAAAAACGAAAACCGTGCCGGACGCTGGACATCGCCCGACCCCTACAACGGCTCGGCCTCGGTCGGCAATCCGCAAAGCTGGAATCGGTATTCGTATGTCGAAAGCCAGCCGACGATTTTCGTCGATCCGAGTGGTCTGCGGATGGCGATTCCAATGTACACTTGCGAACCAGTCCTATATATCGATTGGTTTGTTACTGTCTGCACACTGACCGGCTGGTGGATAGTCAACGATGATCCTGGCATCGGCACCTCAGGCGGCGAGCTAGGGGGCGGCGTCGATTCGGCTGGACCGGCGTCGAATGACCCGTCATCAACTGGGGGTTGCAAAAGTGATTGGTGCAATCTTGATTGCCTTAAGAGAGAGGAGCGTGAATGTGAAAACAGCGCACGAAAGTATTTCAATGAAAATGTGTCCTGGAATGTTGTGAAGGACACTCTTGGACTACCAGGCACTCTCCTTACGCTTGACTCCCTGAGAGGCCTGAGTGTCAAGAAGATATTGAAATTTGTAGTTACGAAAGCATTCTGGGGAGCCGCGGTATTGGGTGCGGTTTACGCGTTGTACGATACTACCCAACAAGCAGTCGCTATTGAAAACGAATGCAGAAAGCACATACCGAATAAGTGTGGCAAAGAATGCAGCGAATATCTACCGAAGGTGGGGCGAGCATGA